The following proteins are co-located in the Cutaneotrichosporon cavernicola HIS019 DNA, chromosome: 3 genome:
- a CDS encoding uncharacterized protein (Kelch motif), translated as MEANGRQRASLSGSSTFRRLPTLTRSPFRRAEKSSSPTRPPPPLETETLSRNNNSAFPSLARVVVDDSSLSSALFGSQISSISEDASTTPSLVPSSATTTSPLFQTLSLHQPQQGSASASATTSPIIGTGLELSSSIPKSASTTGFYGALPSSPISPYPYSTKVSQRTPMPATTLPAIGSSPVAGFDLQPITYPAHLAQTRPPQPQDSTATSPSSPIPSNTPAASSPPQASASSVPGGTPGAAPAVPARSAHRYRDFTLGNSQSAFASAMNLTTSNLQPPASMSSLGINGSQSPAPPVDSGAIGLPSSSSAAAGTRRPSSSGGRKPTASAQGPASRSDRRGGDKDDPDSAEDGGKRSRQPSEGGQHVRRPPKARERGDANKATADDGEVLLAPILPAAKVARAPASSMYFSPVPAHGRPPGQALRAHTGTLVGDRIWFLGGVDARSCWRGVASFDTESLQWSTVETHGQALPPLRAHTTTLVGDQLYIFGGGDGPTYSNDVWVFDTITHRFSKPHISTPKANLPPPRRAHTTVLYRHFLVVFGGGNGQAALNDVWALDVSDPSRLTWHEWRTRGDVPQKKGYHTANLIGDKMIVFGGSDGHASFADVHVLNLQTMTWTLVPTEVKHNRLSHTSTQVGSYLFVIGGHNGQTYAQDVLLFNLTTLAWESKVPKGVPPPARGYHVAVLHDARIFISGGYNGVAVFDDLWSLDLGAGAYLPQVTTFEVNEQSDHLRMMGSGPTKNGPSGAGGRI; from the exons ATGGAGGCGAATG GCCGACAGCGCGCTTCCCTGTCGGGTTCATCCACCTTTCGACGACTGCCGACCCTCACGCGTTCCCCATTTCGTCGTGCAGAGAAGAGCTCGTCCCCGACACGGCCCCCACCTCCATTAGAGACAGAGACCCTATCTCGCAACAACAACTCGGCATTTCCTTCCCTCGCACGTGTCGTCGTTGACGATAGCTCACTGAGCTCGGCCCTCTTTGGCTCTCAAatctcgtccatctccgAAGACGCGTCGACAACCCCTAGTCTCGTTCCTTCTTCCgcaaccaccaccagccCCCTATTCCAGACACTATCACTACACCAGCCTCAACAAGGCAGCGCTTCCGCTTCCGCAACCACGTCGCCCATCATTGGCACTGGCCTCGAACTGTCATCGTCAATCCCTAAGAGCGCATCGACAACTGGGTTTTACGGAGCACTCCCTTCATCCCCTATATCTCCGTACCCTTACTCGACAAAGGTGTCCCAGCGTACGCCCATGCCTGCGACGACCCTCCCTGCAATAGGGTCTTCTCCTGTCGCTGGCTTTGATCTCCAACCCATCACCTACCCAGCACATTTGGCTCAGACACGTccaccacaaccacaaGACAGCACTGCAActtccccttcctcacccaTTCCCTCCAACACTCCTGCCGCAAGCAGCCCACCCCAGGCATCCGCGTCGTCCGTGCCCGGCGGCACCCCTGGTGCGGCTCCCGCTGTTCCTGCGCGCTCCGCACATAGATACCGCGACTTCACGCTCGGCAACTCGCAGTCGGCCTTCGCTTCTGCCATGAACCTCACGACGTCCAACCTCCAACCACCTGCCTCCATGAGCTCGCTAGGTATCAACGGAAGCCAgtcgcctgcgccgcctgtTGACAGTGGTGCGATCGGTTTGCCTTCTTCGTCGTCTGCGGCAGCCGGGACGCGTAGACCTAGCTCGTCTGGGGGTCGCAAACCTacggcctcggcgcagGGCCCCGCAAGCAGAAGCgatcgtcgaggcggcgacaaggacgaccCTGACTCTGCAGAGGACGGAGGGAAGCGTTCGCGACAGCCATCAGAAGGTGGACAACACGTTCGTCGGCCACCAAAAgcccgcgagcgcggcgacgcgaACAAGGCGACCGCggacgatggcgaggtcctcctcgcgcccaTCCTTCCCGCCGCAAAGGTTGCGCGCGCTCCCGCGTCGTCAATGTACTTTTCGCCCGTACCCGCACATGGCAGACCACCAGGACAGGCGCTACGCGCTCACACGGGGACACTCGTGGGCGACCGCATTTGGTTCTTGGGCGGTGTTGACGCGCGCTCGTGCTGGCGAGGAGTGGCCAGCTTCGACACCGAGTCATTGCAGTGGAGCACGGTTGAGACACACGGTCAGGCGCTGCCACCACTGCGCGCACACACCACAACACTCGTCGGTGACCAGCTGTACATAttcggcggtggcgacggGCCGACATACTCGAACGATGTGTGGGTGTTTGACACCATCACACATCGCTTCTCCAAGCCGCACATCAGCACACCCAAAGCTAACCTTCCcccaccgcgccgcgcacatACGACCGTCCTCTACCGTCacttcctcgtcgtctttggcggcggcaacggTCAAGCTGCGCTCAACGACGTCTGGGCGCTGGACGTGAGCGACCCGAGCCGCTTGACCTGGCACGAATGGCGCACAAGAGGCGACGTGCCGCAGAAGAAGGGCTACCACACGGCCAATCTGATCGGCGACAAGATGATCGTCTTTGGCGGCAGCGACGGGCATGCGAGCTTTGCAGACGTACACGTGTTGAACCTGC AAACCATGACGTGGACGCTCGTGCCAACGGAAGTCAAACACAACCGCCTGTCGCACACGTCTACACAGGTTGGCTCGTACCTTTTTGTCATTGGCGGGCACAACGGCCAGACGTACGCGCAGGACGTGCTGTTATTCAACTTAACGACGTTGGCCTGGGAGTCCAAGGTGCCGAAGGGTGTACCTCCTCCAGCACGAGGGTACCACGTCGCGGTATTACACGACGCGCGCATCTTTATCTCGGGCGGCTACAACGGTGTGGCCGTGTTTGACGACCTCTGGTCtcttgaccttggcgcAGGCGCGTACCTTCCTCAGGTG ACGACATTCGAGGTCAATGAGCAATCGGACCACTTACGCATGATGGGCTCTGGCCCCACGAAGAACGGCCCGAGCGGCGCTGGTGGCCGCATCTAG